The following proteins come from a genomic window of Pseudochaenichthys georgianus chromosome 17, fPseGeo1.2, whole genome shotgun sequence:
- the lrrc24 gene encoding leucine-rich repeat-containing protein 24, whose translation MVISWLSCLALIIGTLVPRPCVGCPSGCRCYSLTVECGSLGIKEIPHGVPSVTETIFLQDNAIVQIRLQDLTRLGSLHYLYLQNNSISALEPGAFLSQGQLLELALNGNLIHLVTPGMFRGLEHLRILYLAGNQISKVQDYTFRGLQRLQELHLQENSIELLAEQALSGLSSLALLDLSRNHLRTLGASSLKPLVSLQVLRVTENPWRCDCALGWLRTWISEDGQRLLSSAEQRRLMCSEPPRLSHLSLVEVAPNSLVCIPPVVQLEPSHLTVRLGESLRVSCQASGYPQPQVTWKKASHGKAQLSPRGLVQELGPNGELFRPGAGGVVTALPSSGGIKIGGVGGIQGLVRGTEEGGERDSFDPDMGSGMLFLSNVTVAHAGRYECEAWNPGGVAKVTFHLAVNMSSSSYSSQFWPRLNMQSVVSSSSSSFYQPEVLDVSQELLYEQDSMDFYALGPATQTAIAVGISLLALTAVLLLIMIYTRHQQFRKEEGGSYCTSKEESILYVNDYSDGPTTFAQLEEYRDDHGHEMYVLNRTKPVIGSTSSRCPMMSGFVQQKGMKEALLDHEMVQTLTRSGGMGLRKNPADGNEGPLTADPEELFLSQSLLFGSQVAYEIHC comes from the exons ATGGTCATCTCGTGGCTCTCCTGCCTCGCCCTCATCATCGGGACCCTCGTCCCTCGGCCGTGCGTTGGTTGCCCGTCCGGCTGTCGCTGCTACAGCCTAACAGTGGAGTGCGGATCTCTAGGGATCAAAGAAATCCCGCATGGCGTCCCCTCTGTAACCGAG ACCATTTTCCTCCAGGACAACGCTATAGTGCAGATCCGTCTTCAGGACCTGACTCGCCTTGGCAGCCTTCATTACCTCTACCTTCAGAATAATAGTATCTCAGCCCTGGAGCCGGGGGCGTTCCTCAGCCAGGGGCAGCTGCTGGAGCTGGCCCTCAACGGCAACCTCATCCACCTGGTCACTCCGGGCATGTTTCGGGGTCTGGAGCACCTCCGGATCCTGTACCTCGCCGGGAATCAGATCAGTAAAGTGCAGGACTACACCTTCAGGGGACTGCAG CGTCTGCAGGAGCTTCACCTGCAGGAGAACAGCATAGAGCTGCTGGCTGAGCAGGCTCTGTCTGGCTTGTCATCTCTGGCTCTGTTGGACCTCAGCAGAAATCACCTCCGCACCCTGGGGGCTTCGTCACTCAAACCGCTTGTTAGCCTGCAGGTGCTCCGTGTCACAG AAAACCCATGGCGCTGTGATTGCGCTCTAGGCTGGCTGAGAACCTGGATCAGCGAAGACGGACAGCGTCTTCTGAGCTCTGCCGAACAGCGGCGGCTGATGTGCTCTGAACCTCCTCGCCTCTCCCACCTCAGCCTGGTGGAGGTGGCTCCCAACAGTCTGGTCTGCATCCCACCTGTGGTGCAGCTGGAGCCAAGCCACCTGACTGTGCGATTAGGGGAGAGCCTCCGAGTCTCCTGCCAGGCCTCAGGATACCCTCAGCCCCAAGTGACCTGGAAGAAAGCCTCCCATGGCAAGGCCCAGTTATCACCTCGAGGCCTGGTTCAGGAGCTGGGACCCAATGGGGAGCTCTTCAGGCCTGGAGCTGGAGGAGTGGTTACAGCCCTGCCCAGCAGTGGAGGGATcaagattggaggtgttggaggAATCCAGGGGCTTGTGCGTGGGACCGAGGAGGGCGGCGAGAGGGACAGCTTTGATCCGGACATGGGCAGCGGTATGCTGTTCCTCAGCAACGTGACTGTTGCACATGCTGGGCGTTACGAGTGTGAAGCCTGGAACCCCGGTGGTGTAGCCAAAGTCACCTTTCATCTGGCTGTCAACATGTCTTCTTCTTCATATTCATCCCAGTTCTGGCCACGTTTGAACATGCAATCCGTTGTTTCCTCTTCATCTAGCTCCTTCTATCAGCCAGAGGTTCTGGACGTTAGCCAGGAGCTGCTCTATGAACAGGACAGCATGGACTTCTATGCTCTTGGCCCTGCTACGCAGACCGCCATTGCTGTTGGTATCTCCTTGCTGGCACTAACTGCCGTTCTCCTGTTGATAATGATCTACACTCGTCACCAGCAGTTCCGCAAAGAAGAAGGAGGGTCCTACTGTACCAGCAAGGAAGAGAGCATCCTCTATGTGAACGACTATTCTGACGGACCCACCacgtttgcgcagctggaagaGTACCGCGATGACCACGGCCACGAGATGTATGTTCTCAACAGAACCAAGCCTGTCATTGGCTCCACTTCATCCAGGTGTCCCATGATGAGCGGGTTTGTCCAGCAGAAGGGTATGAAAGAGGCTCTCCTGGACCACGAAATGGTGCAGACACTGACCAGATCAGGGGGGATGGGGCTTCGCAAAAACCCTGCGGACGGAAATGAGGGACCCCTTACAGCAGACCCTGAGGAGCTCTTCCTCAGTCAAAGTCTACTCTTCGGATCACAGGTTGCTTATGAAATCCATTGCTAA